The proteins below come from a single Chelmon rostratus isolate fCheRos1 chromosome 12, fCheRos1.pri, whole genome shotgun sequence genomic window:
- the snai2 gene encoding zinc finger protein SNAI2: MPRSFLVKKHINSAKKPNYSELESPTVFFTPHIYRGLPLPVIPQPEILSPAAYSPITVWTTSNLPLSPLPSDLSPISGYPSSLSDTSSKDHSGSESPRSDEDEQMLPKLTDPHGVEAEKFQCSLCSKSYSTYSGLLKHKQLHCDAQTRKSFSCKYCEKEYVSLGALKMHIRTHTLPCVCKICGKAFSRPWLLQGHIRTHTGEKPFSCPHCNRAFADRSNLRAHLQTHSDVKKYQCKNCSKTFSRMSLLHKHEESGCCVAH, encoded by the exons ATGCCACGCTCCTTCCTGGTCAAGAAACACATAAACTCCGCAAAGAAGCCAAATTATAGTGAGCTGGAGAGCCCGACAG tgttctTCACGCCGCACATCTACAGGGGCCTTCCGCTGCCCGTCATCCCCCAGCCGGAGATCCTGAGCCCGGCAGCCTACAGCCCCATCACAGTGTGGACTACCAGCAACTTGCCGCTGTCTCCGCTCCCCAGTGACCTCTCCCCGATCTCTGGATACCCCTCATCGCTCTCCGACACCTCCTCTAAAGACCACAGCGGCTCCGAGAGCCCGAGGAGTGATGAAGACGAGCAGATGCTGCCCAAGCTGACGGACCCTCACGGGGTGGAGGCAGAGAAATTCCAATGTAGTTTGTGCAGCAAGTCCTACTCCACGTACTCTGGGCTGCTCAAGCACAAACAGCTGCACTGCGACGCCCAAACGAGGAAATCCTTCAGTTGTAAATACTGCGAGAAGGAGTACGTGAGCCTGGGGGCTCTCAAAATGCACATCAGGACTCACACCTTGCCTTGTGTTTGCAAAATATGCGGGAAAGCTTTCTCCAGACCGTGGCTGCTCCAAGGACACATCAGGACACACACCG GAGAGAAGCCGTTCTCCTGCCCTCACTGCAACAGGGCTTTTGCAGACAGGTCCAATCTCAGGGCTCACCTACAGACCCATTCGGATGTGAAAAAATACCAATGCAAGAACTGCTCCAAAACCTTCTCCAGGATGTCTCTTCTGCACAAGCATGAGGAATCTGGTTGTTGTGTAGCACACTGA